The Lycium ferocissimum isolate CSIRO_LF1 chromosome 8, AGI_CSIRO_Lferr_CH_V1, whole genome shotgun sequence DNA segment CTGCAAAAGGGATTCCTTCTCATCAGTGAGAGTGGTTATTGTGTTTGCAGCCCCATGCAACTCATGTTCAAGCCTCTCCCTTTCAGAGTCCTCGAGCTTCCTACAGGCTTTTACCACCTCGTTATACTTGTCAGTGACTACTTGAAGGCGTTCAGACAGAAGACAGAAATAGTTGATGCCCtacaaaaaggagaaaaaaaggtcAAGAAAGGAAACagaagagaaaacaaaggagaGAGGAGAGGCTAACTACATcaaggaaaaataaaaggagagaAACTGACATCGTAAAAGTGACTAAGCCCCTCTTCAGTGACCTCTTGATCTGTCTTCTTATTCGCGACAACCTGTACCCACATATCGATTGTTGAGTCCGGAAGATCGACAGGTGGAAGGTAAGGCTCCTCCTCCCCAGCAGGCTGCGAGCTGGGAACACTGCAGGGCTTGGACTCTCCATACTTCTGTTCAGCAATAGCAGCAGGTATATGAGCAGCATCACCGACGGGCTTGTTTGAGCTTGTACTTTCAAACCCCGTGGCTCCAAAGACCCAAGCGTGCCTTTCATTTTCCCCTCTGCCTTGAGCTGGCCTAGCAGCTTGGCAGGACAAAAACTTCTTACGTTGCCTTGCCAAAATTGCAGCAACCTCGTCCTTCTCGGGGGGGCAACTATCAGGGACAGTTACTgcatataaacaaaaaaaaggtcAGCAACATGAAAGGTTGGAAAGTAATAATTTCACTTAGTTGACTTAAAAGACAAATGTAGGAGAGTGTAAAGCAAAGAAATGGACTCTTATCAGCTGCAAACCATGATCATTACACAAGCAAACATACCAGCAAGGCCGCTAGAACTTGATCTTTTTCCCAAGGGCTgagttgagtttttttttttttttttttttaaagagctATGGTAGCCAACCAAGATAATTCGAAAGGTACTTGGcaaaaatatctcaaaaagGAACATTGTACTTCATACCTATGATCCTACAGAAAACTCTATGGAAAAAACTCATGACATTGCAAAAATGAGGGCTACCTTTTTTTTACAAGTTATGGTAACCAACCAAGATAATTCGAAAAGGTACTTGGCAAAAATATTCTCAAAAAGGAACATCGTACTTCATACATATGATCCTACGGAAAACTCTATGGAAAAATAACTCATGACATTGCAAAAATGAGGGCAATATAAATGTTACAATATTCTCAAATAGCTCAATGGCTAGCCGATGAAAAGAAAGAGTGAGGCTGACCTAAAGGAGTTGAGGTAAGATACATATCATCTTCACAAGCTCTAGCCCTATCATCAAGCATAGCTTGCTTTGGTGCACGATGGCAAATTGGCCTCTAATTTTCCTCAAAAGTCCTATTCTAAGGTTAACCAAATCGAACGAGAATAGTCCAAACAAAGGCATACTAGTCAGAAGCCAGGAAAACAGAGGCGCATACCTTGCTGTAGCAGAGAAATCTAAGctagtgtttggccatagattttttTATCAGAGTTTGAAAACTTATCATCAATATCTGTTTGGCCATCAAATTTGATCAgactttgaaaatttatcttcaaaatattttcaagttccaaaGCAGTTTTTGGAAGAAATTCCAAAAAATTTCCAAGTAGAATGCTTATCCAAACACAAGTTCAAAATGTATGGCCAAACGGGAGCCAAATATTGGAGCAAGCAACACAAAAATGATTGGAACAGGAACTTGTACTGAATTTAACCCTGAATATACTTCCCTAAGCAATTAGAAAACTGTACATCAACACTAGAATTAAGCAACACACAActagaaaaattaatttcacaCAACCATACAACGCATTAGACATCAAAAAATGTTACCAAATTCCGTCGCAGAGACGGTTGATGTGGACGTGGCTGTTACTGTAGCAGTAGTAAAAGACATTGGCAGATGATTCCGTTTAGCAGCACATAGCTTAAACAATtggacatttaaaaaaaaacgaagaaaaCATTACCAAATTCCGatcggttgttgttgttgttgttgtgaagaagaagaagaagaagttgatgCAGATGCTTTTCCAGAGAGAGAAGACGCTGACGTGGCAGTTACTGTAGTAGTAATTTCCGA contains these protein-coding regions:
- the LOC132068640 gene encoding uncharacterized protein LOC132068640 isoform X6, whose translation is MLDDRARACEDDMYLTSTPLVTVPDSCPPEKDEVAAILARQRKKFLSCQAARPAQGRGENERHAWVFGATGFESTSSNKPVGDAAHIPAAIAEQKYGESKPCSVPSSQPAGEEEPYLPPVDLPDSTIDMWVQVVANKKTDQEVTEEGLSHFYDGINYFCLLSERLQVVTDKYNEVVKACRKLEDSERERLEHELHGAANTITTLTDEKESLLQVQMILHQKIFELTKELKEAGPAAIQKYKASSLYREELMEYAAPYMGKGVKLAVEKIKAKDPTFDPKIYGLEMYILPPEADYDKFSSNKEGDGGVDQDQNEVKPSAAA
- the LOC132068640 gene encoding uncharacterized protein LOC132068640 isoform X1, translated to MKFGFSSSGDTVTGNSAIAMPSTTCTFFTFPPEPCDSTSLPVAGPSVTTPSWLFGGSFVSTAASTDTATMPWFTNASSSTATSSSSVSTITTATVTATSTSTVSATEFVTVPDSCPPEKDEVAAILARQRKKFLSCQAARPAQGRGENERHAWVFGATGFESTSSNKPVGDAAHIPAAIAEQKYGESKPCSVPSSQPAGEEEPYLPPVDLPDSTIDMWVQVVANKKTDQEVTEEGLSHFYDGINYFCLLSERLQVVTDKYNEVVKACRKLEDSERERLEHELHGAANTITTLTDEKESLLQVQMILHQKIFELTKELKEAGPAAIQKYKASSLYREELMEYAAPYMGKGVKLAVEKIKAKDPTFDPKIYGLEMYILPPEADYDKFSSNKEGDGGVDQDQNEVKPSAAA